A genomic window from Glycine max cultivar Williams 82 chromosome 17, Glycine_max_v4.0, whole genome shotgun sequence includes:
- the LOC100500506 gene encoding SRPBCC ligand-binding domain-containing protein isoform X2: protein MGVTTFTQEYSSSVAPSRMFKALIVDSRNLLPKLLPQFVKDVNVIQGDGEAGSIEQVNFNEASPFKYLKHRIDVLDKDNLVCKYTMIEGDPLGDKLDSIGYEVKFEATSDGGCLCKMTSNYNTIGEIDVKEEEVKEGRESGIAVYRVVESYLLENPQVYA from the exons ATGGGAGTCACAACCTTTACACAGGAATACTCCTCCTCTGTTGCCCCATCACGCATGTTCAAGGCCTTGATTGTAGACTCCAGAAATTTGCTTCCAAAGCTCTTACCTCAGTTTGTAAAAGATGTGAATGTGATCCAAGGTGATGGTGAAGCTGGAAGCATTGAACAAGTTAACTTCAATGAAG CTAGCCCCTTCAAATATCTGAAACACAGGATTGATGTGCTTGACAAGGACAACTTGGTTTGCAAATACACTATGATTGAAGGGGATCCATTGGGCGACAAGCTTGATTCTATAGGTTATGAGGTGAAGTTTGAGGCTACTAGTGATGGAGGTTGCCTATGCAAAATGACAAGCAATTACAATACCATTGGAGAGATTGATGTTAAAGAGGAAGAGGTAAAGGAAGGAAGGGAAAGCGGTATTGCAGTTTACAGAGTTGTGGAGTCATACCTGCTCGAGAACCCACAAGTGTATGCTTAA
- the LOC100500506 gene encoding SRPBCC ligand-binding domain-containing protein isoform X1 has product MARDSQAPRVTQIQVRVDCKGCVQKIKKTLNGIHGIHDLRVDLLQQKLTIIGWADPEQVVKAIKKTKKNATICSSIELTSPSKPTEPEPKENAPVPDATQPPPARVPPPQASPPSKPPPQRPPPEATPPSHIPTQHKTSRQWQNNTGIEELEQVHVKQYYHLPNNVNRFSSGRNHVEHWHRYHNGPVFLQESSRPMYVTHSYNTHVPSSIVTEYEYVRSPSRQTHYNCIEHYSGDYQNDNVNITSMFSDDNPNACCIV; this is encoded by the exons ATGGCTCGGGATTCACAG GCACCTCGTGTCACGCAAATACAGGTCCGAGTGGACTGCAAAGGGTGCGTgcagaagataaaaaaaacactaaatggAATTCATG GTATACATGATCTTCGTGTTGACCTACTTCAACAAAAGCTCACAATTATTGGGTGGGCAGATCCAGAACAAGTTGTCAAAGCAAttaagaagacaaaaaaaaatgccacCATTTGCTCTAGTATTGAACTAACGTCTCCATCTAAACCAACTGAACCAGAGCCAAAAGAAAATGCACCAGTCCCTGATGCAACACAACCACCACCAGCACGAGTTCCACCACCTCAAGCAAGCCCACCATCAAAACCACCGCCTCAACGGCCACCACCTGAAGCAACACCACCATCGCACATACCTACACAGCACAAGACAAGCCGGCAGTGGCAGAACAACACAGGAATTGAAGAATTAGAACAGGTTCATGTGAAGCAATACTATCATCTGCCTAACAACGTTAACAGATTCAGTTCTGGCCGCAACCATGTTGAACACTGGCACAGATACCATAATGGCCCTGTATTTCTACAAGAGTCATCCCGACCCATGTATGTGACACACAGCTATAACACACACGTGCCTTCGTCAATCGTCACTGAATATGAATACGTCAGATCACCATCCAGACAAACACATTACAATTGTATAGAACACTACAGTGGAGATTACCAGAACGACAATGTAAACATCACATCCATGTTCAGCGATGATAATCCCAATGCATGTTGCATTGTCTAG
- the LOC100784148 gene encoding WD repeat-containing protein 43, giving the protein MASTDVRDILTAFNPSLDFFAITAGDGRVKIWDTLRGQVHTEFADITSTHSTATTLHHKSSINGHLALDYTCIKWFSFDKKRKRKHISSLLVLGTGGGDVLALDIASGQLTWRLTDCHPGGVRAIASSANVSTIYTAGADGMVCLIDFMTGNLLEKFKASTKPVSCMSVSPDGKTLATAAAQLKIFNCSNHKKIQKFSGHPGSVRCMVFTEDGKHILSSAVGERYVAVWRIEGAKKQSASCVLAMEHPAVFLDSRCIDSEEHDEAGICVLAISEIGICYLWFGNSVEELRNAKPTKISLSLEDVPSRNYKGALPAIYAAKLQGIQKPASGQVFLVYGLLVKPSFRKILVHSGADIKLNVSHDGVLLPMSQSLGKSKKGTNAQTVTALDRANAEDALLPIPKVFDSHEKEKAFQKSLDKDVIDDLHRSSKDDSVEMEDDMAQSEIDVICMEDRMRSLGMISSESVYASNIELCCKLLKGIDLEATVPMKKIRAAVLSMKSTKAGKLLEVLLAAWESRSSSGKYILPWIYSILVNHDLSGIPQQYVTRTLNSLDKITNFRGATHQPLLQLSGRLQLLTSQIDKASQTISHSVHELQMQESEDEDEVEVEDEYYHEEDDSSEISTDDES; this is encoded by the exons ATGGCTTCAACGGACGTCAGAGACATTTTGACAGCTTTCAATCCTTCACTCGACTTCTTCGCTATTACCGCCGGAGACGGTCGCGTCAAG ATATGGGACACACTGAGGGGTCAGGTCCACACCGAGTTCGCCGATAttacctcaactcattcaacTGCTACTACTTTACATCATAAATCATCCATTAACGGCCATCTTGCGCTAGATTATACTTGCATCAAGTGGTTCTCCTTCGACAAAAAG AGGAAAAGGAAGCATATATCCTCCTTGTTAGTGCTTGGAACTGGTGGCGGTGATGTTTTAGCACTTGACATCGCTTCTGGTCAATTGACTTGGAGACTTACTGACTGTCATCCTGG AGGTGTGAGAGCCATTGCATCTTCAGCAAATGTGTCAACCATTTATACGGCTGGTGCAGATGGGATGGTATGTTTGATAGATTTCATGACAGGAAACCTGTTGGAGAAATTTAAAGCTTCTACAAAGCCAGTATCCTGCATGTCTGTTTCTCCAG ATGGGAAGACATTAGCTACTGCAGCAGCACAATTGAAGATTTTTAACTGTTCTAATCACAAAAAGATTCAAAAGTTCTCTGGTCATCCT GGATCTGTTCGATGCATGGTTTTCACTGAAGATGGGAAGCATATCCTCTCATCTGCTGTTGGTGAAAGATATGTTGCTGTTTGGAGGATAGAGGGTGCTAAAAAGCAGTCAGCTAGTTGTGTTCTTGCGATGGAGCACCCTGCTGTCTTTCTTGATAGCAGGTGCATTGATAGTGAGGAACATGATGAGGCTGGCATATGTGTTTTGGCAATCTCAGAAATTGGCATTTGTTATTTATGGTTTGGTAATAGTGTCGAAGAACTGCGTAATGCAAAACCCACTAAAATATCCTTATCTTTAGAAGATGTGCCCTCCAGAAACTACAAGGGAGCTCTGCCTGCAATATATGCTGCAAAATTACAAGGCATCCAGAAGCCAGCCTCTGGGCAAGTTTTTCTTGTTTATGGGTTGCTTGTAAAACCATCATttagaaaaattcttgtgcATTCTGGTGCGGACATAAAGTTGAATGTCTCTCATGATGGTGTTCTTCTtccaatgagtcaatctcttggcaaatctaagaaggggacaaatgcTCAAACAG TAACTGCACTAGACCGAGCTAATGCTGAGGATGCCTTGCTTCCAATTCCTAAGGTTTTTGATTCTCATGAGAAAGAGAAAGCATTTCAAAAATCTCTGGACAAGGATGTAATTGATGATTTGCATAGAAGTAGTAAAGATGATTCTGTTGAGATGGAag ATGATATGGCACAAAGTGAGATTGATGTAATTTGCATGGAGGACCGGATGAGATCACTAGGGATGATTTCCAGTGAAAGTGTGTATGCATCAAACATTGAACTTTGCTGTAAGTTGTTGAAGGGTATTGATCTGGAAGCTACTGTTCCAATGAAAAAG ATAAGAGCAGCTGTTTTGTCTATGAAGTCAACCAAAGCAGGGAAGCTACTGGAAGTGTTACTGGCTGCATGGGAATCAAG ATCATCTAGTGGAAAGTATATTCTTCCATGGATATACAGCATATTAGTGAATCATGATCTCAGTGGCATTCCTCAGCAATATGTGACACGTACACTCAATTCCTTAGACAAG ATTACCAATTTTAGAGGGGCAACTCATCAGCCTTTGTTACAATTATCAGGTCGTCTGCAACTGCTGACATCACAG ATTGACAAGGCTTCTCAGACTATAAGCCATTCTGTGCATGAACTCCAAATGCAAGaaagtgaagatgaagatgaagttgAAGTTGAAGATGAATATTATCACGAGGAAGATGATTCTTCTGAAATAAGTACTGATGATGAAAGCTAG